In Cytobacillus oceanisediminis, the following proteins share a genomic window:
- a CDS encoding fatty acid--CoA ligase family protein produces the protein MNLTEQLHETAIKMGNKTAYYFLDQSSTYAELDGAVTKFADGLSKLGVKKGDHIALLLGNSPHFVIGLHGALRLGATVIPINPIYTPDEIGYIVNNGDVKAVVTLDLLVPLIEKMHQALPKVENFIICETPQGQASKVDSSALSAFLKMKSFTQVIASGDLDFKGPELEEDETAVILYTSGTTGKPKGAMLTHKNLYSNAKDVSDYLHMNENDRVITTLPMFHVFCLTVALNAPLMNGATILIDPKFSPKEIFRLAKKYEPTVFAGVPTMYNFLLQYDDGNPEDLKSLRLCISGGAAMPVALLHGFEKKFNVIVSEGYGLSEASPVTCFNPLDKPRKAGSIGQSIMNVENKVVNELGEEVSVGEVGELIVRGPNVMKGYYKLPEETAATIRDGWLYTGDLAKKDEEGYFYIVDRKKDLILVGGYNVYPREVEEVLYNHEDVVEVAVLGVPDPNLGEAVRCYAVTKNPQLTEELLLAYCAEHLAKYKVPTSIEFLEELPKNTTGKILRRALRNQVLQTK, from the coding sequence ATTTAACAGAGCAGCTGCATGAAACGGCGATCAAGATGGGCAATAAGACTGCCTATTATTTTTTGGACCAGTCCAGTACATATGCGGAGCTTGATGGTGCAGTGACCAAATTTGCGGATGGGCTCTCAAAGCTGGGAGTGAAAAAAGGAGATCATATTGCTCTTTTACTGGGGAATTCACCGCATTTTGTCATCGGCCTGCATGGAGCACTGCGGCTTGGAGCAACTGTTATACCGATCAACCCAATCTATACACCTGATGAAATTGGCTACATTGTTAATAATGGTGATGTAAAAGCGGTTGTTACGCTTGATCTATTAGTGCCTTTGATTGAGAAGATGCATCAGGCTCTTCCAAAGGTGGAGAACTTTATTATTTGTGAAACCCCGCAGGGACAGGCTTCAAAAGTCGACTCGTCTGCATTATCAGCTTTCTTAAAAATGAAATCGTTTACACAGGTGATAGCTTCAGGAGATTTGGATTTTAAAGGCCCTGAACTCGAAGAAGATGAAACAGCCGTTATCCTATATACATCCGGTACAACAGGCAAGCCAAAAGGTGCCATGCTGACACATAAAAACCTCTACAGCAATGCAAAGGATGTCAGCGACTATTTGCACATGAACGAAAATGACCGGGTTATCACTACTTTGCCGATGTTTCATGTTTTCTGTTTAACGGTTGCTCTCAATGCACCGCTGATGAATGGGGCTACTATTTTAATAGATCCAAAATTCAGCCCGAAAGAGATTTTTAGACTCGCTAAAAAATATGAACCTACTGTTTTTGCCGGCGTTCCGACCATGTACAATTTCCTTCTTCAGTATGATGATGGCAACCCGGAAGATCTGAAATCGTTAAGGCTTTGCATTTCGGGCGGTGCTGCCATGCCTGTTGCACTTCTTCATGGCTTTGAGAAAAAATTCAATGTCATTGTCTCAGAAGGATATGGTCTTTCAGAAGCTTCTCCGGTTACCTGCTTTAATCCGCTTGATAAGCCGCGAAAAGCAGGCTCGATCGGGCAATCCATTATGAACGTTGAGAATAAGGTCGTAAATGAACTGGGAGAGGAAGTTTCTGTTGGTGAAGTAGGTGAACTGATTGTACGCGGGCCCAACGTGATGAAGGGGTACTACAAGCTGCCGGAAGAAACCGCGGCTACTATTCGCGATGGCTGGCTTTATACAGGAGACCTCGCAAAAAAGGATGAGGAAGGCTACTTTTATATCGTTGACCGTAAAAAGGACCTTATTTTAGTCGGCGGATATAATGTGTATCCGCGGGAAGTAGAAGAGGTGCTCTATAATCACGAGGATGTAGTTGAAGTTGCTGTATTGGGCGTGCCTGACCCGAATCTGGGAGAAGCGGTGAGGTGCTATGCAGTAACTAAAAATCCTCAGCTGACAGAAGAATTGCTGCTTGCATACTGTGCTGAGCATCTGGCTAAATATAAAGTGCCGACATCGATCGAGTTTTTAGAGGAGCTTCCAAAGAACACAACTGGTAAAATTTTGCGGAGAGCATTGAGGAATCAGGTTCTTCAGACTAAATAG
- a CDS encoding enoyl-CoA hydratase-related protein: MSSIAVETKGHIAVVTINRPDALNAFNFETLSELQESVEKLRTSPDVRAVIFTGAGEKAFSVGADLKERRTLSEEQVRRNIYKIGEVFSLVDQLPQPTIAAINGFAFGGGMELALSCDFRISVSGTSMGLTETSLAIIPGAGGTQRLPRLIGQAKALELILTAKRLTSEEALEYGILTKVTEKENLLNDCFEFAGQMLNNGPLALQQAKFAVKHGMGVDLQTGLQIERKAYEVIIPTEDRVEALSAFAEKRKPEFKGK, from the coding sequence ATGAGTTCTATTGCAGTCGAAACAAAAGGCCATATTGCGGTCGTAACGATTAACCGCCCTGATGCATTGAATGCTTTTAATTTTGAGACCTTATCGGAGCTTCAGGAATCAGTTGAGAAACTGCGCACCAGCCCTGATGTTCGTGCCGTGATTTTTACAGGGGCTGGAGAAAAAGCATTCAGTGTGGGAGCAGATTTAAAAGAGCGCAGGACCCTATCTGAAGAACAAGTCCGCAGAAATATATATAAAATAGGTGAGGTATTCTCGCTTGTTGATCAGCTTCCGCAGCCTACTATCGCTGCTATAAACGGTTTTGCCTTCGGGGGCGGGATGGAATTGGCTCTATCCTGCGATTTCCGCATCTCAGTTTCAGGCACTTCCATGGGACTTACAGAAACAAGTTTAGCCATAATACCAGGAGCAGGCGGCACCCAAAGGCTCCCAAGATTGATTGGCCAGGCCAAAGCCCTTGAATTAATTTTGACGGCTAAAAGGCTTACTTCTGAAGAAGCGCTTGAATACGGCATCCTTACTAAAGTGACTGAAAAAGAAAATCTCTTAAATGATTGTTTTGAATTTGCCGGACAAATGCTTAATAACGGCCCGCTTGCCCTTCAGCAGGCTAAATTTGCTGTAAAGCATGGAATGGGCGTCGATCTGCAGACTGGGCTTCAGATTGAAAGGAAGGCATATGAAGTCATTATCCCAACAGAAGATAGAGTTGAAGCTCTTTCAGCCTTTGCTGAAAAAAGAAAACCTGAGTTTAAAGGGAAATAA
- a CDS encoding ABC transporter substrate-binding protein: MLERIKSFKAIAAAGLMGTLLLSGCGSESTNGDAGSSDKEKEESFKIGVTQIVEHPSLDAALEGFKKALEESGIEASYDVQIAQGDQNNNQSIANNFAGDGVDLIFANSTPSALSALNATKDIPIVFTSVTDPVGAQLVKSMDSPEGNITGTTDTHPDAIPNMVKFIDEQFEAGTVGVIYNSGEQNSEVQIEKVKEALSGSDMKLAEATVSNSSEVKQAAESLVGKADAIYIITDNTVVSALESVIQVSNDNDIPLFVGELDSVKRGGFAAYGFDYEDIGYEAGEMAAKILKDGKKPSELPVQYPQNLKLVINKKAAEEMGIDLKEEWSDLAEFVE; the protein is encoded by the coding sequence ATGTTAGAGAGAATAAAATCATTTAAAGCAATAGCTGCAGCAGGTCTTATGGGAACATTGCTGCTAAGCGGCTGCGGCAGTGAAAGCACAAATGGAGATGCAGGTTCTTCTGATAAAGAAAAGGAAGAATCATTTAAAATAGGAGTTACGCAGATTGTCGAGCATCCTTCGTTAGATGCGGCACTGGAGGGCTTTAAAAAGGCATTAGAGGAATCTGGTATTGAAGCAAGCTACGATGTCCAGATTGCTCAGGGGGACCAGAATAATAATCAATCCATTGCCAATAATTTTGCCGGTGATGGAGTAGACCTGATCTTTGCCAACTCTACCCCCAGTGCATTAAGTGCACTGAATGCAACGAAGGATATACCAATTGTATTTACTTCAGTAACTGATCCAGTGGGTGCGCAATTAGTAAAATCAATGGATTCACCTGAAGGAAATATAACTGGTACAACAGATACGCATCCTGATGCGATACCCAACATGGTTAAATTTATAGATGAACAGTTTGAGGCTGGAACGGTGGGTGTTATTTACAATTCTGGAGAACAAAATTCAGAGGTGCAGATTGAAAAGGTGAAGGAAGCTCTTTCAGGTTCAGATATGAAATTGGCCGAAGCTACCGTATCCAATTCTTCTGAAGTGAAACAGGCTGCAGAATCACTTGTCGGAAAAGCAGATGCCATCTATATTATTACGGATAATACTGTCGTTTCCGCTTTGGAATCCGTCATTCAGGTTTCAAACGACAATGACATTCCGCTATTCGTAGGAGAGCTGGATTCTGTTAAACGCGGGGGCTTTGCTGCTTACGGATTTGACTATGAAGATATCGGGTATGAAGCCGGGGAAATGGCTGCAAAAATTTTAAAAGACGGCAAGAAACCCTCCGAACTTCCTGTCCAATATCCGCAGAATCTAAAGCTGGTAATCAATAAAAAGGCTGCAGAAGAAATGGGAATTGACTTAAAAGAGGAATGGAGCGATCTTGCCGAGTTTGTGGAGTAA
- a CDS encoding ABC transporter permease: MPTAIFGSIEAGAIYALMALGVYLSFRILDFPDLTVDGSFVTGASVAAVMIVGGYNPFLATMTALLAGFAAGCLTGLLHTKGKINALLSGILMMIALYSINLRIMGKSNVPLLSEETAITKLTAFWQGLGIDQAIQSLFGALGMGFIPKTWGILILMLILAFAVKVLIDLFLKTDIGLAIRATGDNETMIRSFSADTDLLKIAGLGISNALVAFSGALVAQYNGFSDVGMGIGMIIIGLASVIIGEAIFGAKTIVRATLAVIGGAILYRIIVTLALRVEFLETGDMKLITAVIVIGALILPKLIQQQKEKQRKRRRLAEAKKTNAYGKSGEHLAAIKSDS; this comes from the coding sequence ATGCCAACAGCGATCTTTGGTTCCATTGAGGCAGGAGCAATTTATGCCTTAATGGCATTGGGGGTTTACCTATCATTCAGAATACTGGATTTTCCCGATCTGACGGTGGATGGAAGCTTTGTAACGGGCGCATCTGTAGCAGCTGTCATGATAGTAGGAGGATACAATCCATTTTTGGCAACAATGACAGCTTTGCTTGCGGGTTTTGCAGCAGGCTGCCTTACAGGCCTTCTTCATACAAAAGGAAAAATTAATGCCCTCTTGTCCGGAATATTAATGATGATCGCATTGTACTCTATCAATCTCAGGATTATGGGCAAGTCAAATGTTCCTCTGCTGTCAGAGGAAACGGCTATCACAAAGCTTACAGCATTCTGGCAGGGGCTTGGGATTGATCAGGCTATTCAAAGCCTGTTTGGGGCACTGGGAATGGGTTTCATCCCAAAGACCTGGGGTATTCTCATTTTAATGCTAATATTAGCCTTTGCTGTGAAAGTATTGATTGATCTTTTCTTAAAGACAGATATTGGCCTGGCTATACGTGCAACAGGCGACAATGAGACGATGATCCGAAGCTTTTCGGCTGATACAGATCTTCTGAAGATAGCTGGCTTGGGCATTTCAAATGCACTGGTTGCTTTTTCTGGAGCATTAGTGGCACAGTATAACGGATTCAGTGACGTCGGAATGGGAATCGGGATGATTATCATCGGACTTGCATCCGTAATCATTGGAGAAGCAATCTTTGGTGCAAAAACAATTGTCCGAGCAACGCTGGCTGTCATCGGAGGAGCCATTTTATATCGTATTATAGTAACTCTTGCATTGAGAGTTGAATTCCTTGAAACAGGAGATATGAAGCTAATCACAGCAGTAATCGTGATTGGTGCGCTGATTCTGCCCAAGCTTATTCAGCAGCAAAAAGAAAAGCAGAGAAAGCGGCGGAGATTAGCGGAAGCGAAAAAAACTAATGCTTACGGGAAAAGTGGTGAACATCTTGCTGCAATTAAATCAGATTCATAA
- a CDS encoding ABC transporter ATP-binding protein, which yields MLQLNQIHKVFNEGTPDEKTALHRINLHLKPGDFMTVIGSNGAGKSTLMNMISGKLIPDMGEVLVDGTDVTLVKEHKRSRLIGRVFQDPMAGTAPSMTIEENLAIAYSRTMARGLRKGVSKKRRDFFREKLEMLHLGLENRLSAKVGLLSGGERQALSLLMATFTEPKILLLDEHTAALDPARAELITSLTKEIVETYKLTTLMVTHNMQQALDLGNRLIMMDKGQIIFETNEDQKKDLTVEKLLEEFQKIRGEKMSSDKAVLI from the coding sequence TTGCTGCAATTAAATCAGATTCATAAAGTGTTTAATGAGGGAACTCCAGACGAAAAAACAGCACTTCACAGAATCAATCTTCATTTAAAGCCAGGCGACTTCATGACGGTTATCGGCAGTAATGGAGCGGGAAAATCTACCCTTATGAATATGATTTCCGGCAAATTGATTCCTGATATGGGAGAAGTGCTGGTTGATGGCACTGATGTCACTCTTGTGAAGGAACATAAAAGATCCAGGCTGATTGGACGCGTTTTCCAGGATCCGATGGCAGGAACAGCCCCTTCCATGACGATAGAGGAAAATCTGGCCATTGCTTATTCGAGAACTATGGCGCGCGGCCTTCGCAAAGGAGTTTCCAAGAAACGCCGCGACTTTTTCCGGGAAAAGCTGGAAATGCTGCATCTTGGATTGGAAAACAGGCTTTCAGCAAAAGTCGGACTGCTGTCAGGCGGGGAGAGGCAGGCATTATCCCTGTTGATGGCGACTTTTACAGAGCCTAAAATATTGCTTTTGGACGAACATACCGCTGCCTTGGACCCGGCTCGTGCAGAATTGATTACCAGCCTTACGAAAGAGATTGTGGAAACATATAAACTTACCACATTAATGGTGACCCACAATATGCAGCAGGCGCTTGACCTGGGAAATAGGCTGATCATGATGGACAAGGGCCAGATCATTTTTGAAACAAATGAAGACCAAAAGAAAGATTTGACTGTAGAAAAACTGCTTGAAGAATTCCAAAAAATCCGCGGAGAGAAAATGAGCAGCGACAAGGCTGTATTAATCTAA